A genomic window from Chaetodon trifascialis isolate fChaTrf1 chromosome 22, fChaTrf1.hap1, whole genome shotgun sequence includes:
- the fgf23 gene encoding fibroblast growth factor 23 — protein sequence MDVNRRLGMRDTVLALLLAVLQGFHLGETVPNPSPLVGSNWGNPRRYVHLQTSTDLNNFYLEIRLDGTVRKTTVRSSYSVILLKSETRERVAILGVKSSRYLCMDLEGNPFSSPICLRDDCLFNHRLLENNRDVYYSSRTGILFNLEGSRQVFSAGQSLPPTSLFLPKKNTVPLERLLLHREKRNQVVDPTDPHNFYMGQTEEGSDSRAVPEDDADLEVEVEVEVGDDGRNVSRETPLAPSTHDPWNVHSSNPASPRSTGTMG from the exons ATGGACGTCAACAGGAGACTTGGGATGAGGGACACTGTGCTTGCGCTCTTACTCGCTGTCCTCCAGGGATTTCATCTCGGGGAAACGGTCCCGAACCCGTCCCCGCTGGTCGGATCCAACTGGGGGAACCCGAGGAGATATGTTCACCTGCAGACATCCACAGACCTCAACAACTTCTACTTGGAGATCAGATTGGATGGCACCGTGCGCAAAACTACAGTCAGGAGTTCATATA GTGTGATTTTACTGAAATCTGAGACAAGGGAGCGCGTCGCCATCCTCGGCGTCAAAAGCAGCCGTTACCTGTGTATGGATTTGGAGGGCAACCCATTCAGCTCT cCCATCTGCCTCAGGGACGACTGTCTGTTCAACCACAGACTTCTGGAGAACAACCGGGACGTGTACTACTCCAGCCGGACCGGCATCCTGTTCAACCTGGAAGGCTCCCGGCAGGTGTTCTCAGCGGGCCAGAGCCTGCCGCCGACCTCCCTCTTCCTGCCCAAGAAGAACACGGTGCCGCTGGAGCGCCTCCTGCTGCACCGGGAGAAGAGGAACCAGGTGGTGGATCCCACCGACCCGCACAACTTCTACATGGGTCAGACCGAGGAGGGCTCGGACTCTCGGGCCGTGCCGGAGGACGACGCCGATCTggaagtggaggtggaggtggaggtcgGGGACGATGGACGCAACGTGTCCCGGGAGACGCCGCTGGCTCCGTCCACCCACGACCCCTGGAACGTGCACTCGTCCAACCCGGCCAGCCCCCGAAGCACCGGGACCATGGGGTGA